From a single Gimesia fumaroli genomic region:
- a CDS encoding PALP domain-containing protein — MVKKKKSESETVSLFPFLSILACVIGVLTLMITAMALSQMDQQDDVWKRVEEFESEQKKITEKQEKIDDVKSQIEDLSKLNRDLILALEELKKLKQEKKKIPDDISPEEKIKLLAEANRLEKRIEEIKDDPMELQKEIDKLKIELNKRENPVAAEVRIQPGGTGVDLNPTFIECTKNGILVLDGPSKDLRVRRDDLRKSLPFVELLDKIGAQNKGTVIFLIRQDAVYTYNIASSVARSRYCPNGKLPVEGNGKIDLSKFKNAAG; from the coding sequence GTGGTAAAGAAAAAGAAAAGCGAATCCGAAACGGTTTCACTGTTTCCGTTTCTCAGTATTCTGGCGTGTGTCATTGGAGTTCTTACCTTGATGATCACAGCCATGGCACTGAGTCAGATGGATCAACAGGATGATGTCTGGAAACGGGTTGAAGAGTTTGAATCAGAGCAGAAAAAAATCACGGAGAAACAGGAGAAGATAGACGATGTCAAAAGTCAGATCGAAGATTTGTCAAAATTGAACCGTGATTTAATTCTGGCACTGGAAGAGTTGAAGAAGCTCAAACAGGAAAAGAAGAAAATTCCGGATGATATTTCTCCGGAAGAAAAAATAAAACTTCTGGCAGAAGCGAATCGTCTGGAAAAGCGGATTGAAGAGATTAAAGACGATCCGATGGAGCTGCAAAAGGAAATTGATAAGCTCAAAATCGAATTAAACAAACGGGAAAACCCGGTTGCTGCAGAGGTCAGAATTCAGCCAGGCGGTACGGGCGTTGATTTGAATCCCACGTTTATTGAATGCACGAAAAACGGAATTCTGGTTCTGGATGGTCCTTCAAAAGACTTACGGGTTCGTCGAGACGATTTGCGGAAGAGTCTGCCTTTTGTGGAATTGCTCGACAAAATCGGGGCACAGAACAAAGGGACTGTGATTTTTCTGATTCGTCAGGATGCCGTTTACACTTATAATATCGCCTCAAGCGTTGCCCGTTCTCGCTATTGCCCCAACGGAAAATTGCCCGTAGAAGGGAACGGAAAAATTGACCTCAGCAAATTTAAGAACGCGGCAGGTTAA
- a CDS encoding MotA/TolQ/ExbB proton channel family protein produces MYFQFPCEKCSKKLKVRDENVGKKVRCPYCHHTMLVKKPETPMIDTSVDVSSSSSGSSTGSRSTGTSSSRAGGKKNVSSGWADGTEVSLSKSGGIAIVASIIFLVLMFPFRSYYLGELFWNRGWVPFALVFLMSWSGTILILKSRKLAKQKDSMLFDTLPTDISEEISEKTVPKFIEHVKNLPVDPRESFLVNRVLRGLEHFSVLKSSAEVSSRLQSQSEIDATAVDSSYTILKVFIWAIPILGFIGTVIGISAAVGGFSGGMDAAEDISALKDSLGSVTGGLSTAFDTTLVALVMSMLVMFPSSSMQKSEEDLLNWVDEYCNENLLKRLKESDHVGGGGDEKDHRRLIQRTIDKAMANHHAELQTWIEKLEGIGSTLSQSVMKSWGKIDEKIRAQQEEQLNQVQQVVKQLETVEEKMTEIQSAHAVNLEKMNGEATEMAEAAGVLTQSFNGVQQGLNGLNTVLTDLGEKQVLIQQVEAPRKRWGLFGNSRRAR; encoded by the coding sequence ATGTATTTCCAGTTTCCCTGTGAAAAATGCTCTAAAAAACTCAAAGTTCGCGATGAAAATGTAGGGAAAAAAGTTCGCTGCCCTTACTGCCATCATACGATGCTGGTCAAAAAACCGGAAACGCCGATGATCGACACGTCCGTCGATGTCTCGTCTTCGTCTTCCGGTTCGAGTACTGGGTCAAGATCCACCGGTACATCATCTTCTCGTGCGGGAGGCAAAAAGAATGTCTCCAGCGGTTGGGCTGATGGCACTGAAGTGAGCCTCTCCAAGAGTGGGGGCATTGCCATTGTGGCTTCGATTATCTTTCTCGTACTGATGTTCCCTTTCCGGAGCTATTACCTGGGAGAATTGTTTTGGAATCGGGGTTGGGTGCCATTCGCGTTGGTCTTTTTGATGAGTTGGTCTGGTACGATTCTCATTTTGAAATCGCGTAAACTGGCCAAACAGAAAGATTCGATGCTGTTTGATACTTTACCGACAGATATCTCAGAAGAGATTTCCGAAAAGACCGTTCCCAAATTCATCGAGCATGTGAAAAACCTGCCCGTTGATCCACGTGAAAGTTTTCTGGTGAACCGGGTACTTCGCGGACTGGAGCATTTCAGTGTCTTGAAAAGCAGTGCCGAGGTTTCCAGCCGATTGCAGTCGCAATCTGAAATTGATGCGACTGCCGTCGATTCCAGTTATACCATTCTCAAAGTCTTCATCTGGGCGATTCCGATCCTCGGGTTCATCGGTACTGTGATCGGGATTAGTGCCGCCGTGGGTGGTTTTTCTGGTGGTATGGATGCGGCTGAAGATATTTCTGCGCTGAAAGATTCACTCGGGAGCGTAACGGGTGGATTATCAACTGCCTTCGATACCACACTGGTCGCGTTGGTAATGAGTATGCTGGTAATGTTTCCCAGCAGCTCCATGCAGAAGTCAGAAGAGGATCTGCTGAACTGGGTTGATGAGTACTGTAATGAAAACCTGTTGAAACGCCTGAAGGAGAGCGATCATGTTGGCGGTGGCGGTGATGAAAAAGATCATCGACGCCTGATCCAGCGGACCATCGATAAAGCAATGGCGAATCATCATGCCGAATTGCAGACCTGGATCGAAAAACTGGAAGGGATCGGCAGTACCCTGTCGCAGTCCGTGATGAAATCCTGGGGTAAAATTGACGAGAAGATTCGTGCCCAGCAGGAAGAACAGTTGAATCAGGTACAACAGGTGGTCAAGCAGCTGGAAACCGTTGAAGAGAAAATGACCGAAATTCAATCAGCGCATGCGGTAAATCTGGAAAAAATGAACGGTGAAGCGACGGAAATGGCCGAAGCTGCTGGTGTGTTAACTCAGTCCTTTAATGGGGTTCAGCAGGGCTTGAACGGATTGAATACGGTTTTGACGGATCTGGGGGAGAAGCAGGTTCTCATTCAACAGGTAGAAGCCCCCCGTAAACGCTGGGGACTGTTTGGAAATTCCAGAAGAGCACGATAA
- a CDS encoding ROK family protein, whose product MSTESPETTNRYWAGFDLGGTKMLAKIFDSQYKTLGKKRKKTKGHAGVEQGLERMVQTIHQALEEAGLTPNDLAGIGVGCPGPLDLDKGIIFEAPNLGWYNAPVKDLLEKAFGCPVVICNDVDAGVYGEYRFGAAKGSTSTIGIFPGTGIGGGAVYRGHLIQGSKSSCMEIGHIKILPEGPECGCGQHGCLEVLASRLAISAAAAQAAYRGDAPTLRSMVGTDISDIRSGILASAIKGGDRSVEKIILRAAEYIGIAAGNMVHIFSPEVIVLGGGLVEAMPDLFVPAVAEATRRNVMPTFKDSFKVVAAQLGDDSSVMGVAAWARTVIQETMSIKNETRV is encoded by the coding sequence ATGTCTACTGAATCACCAGAAACGACGAACCGCTACTGGGCCGGGTTCGATCTGGGCGGCACTAAAATGCTGGCCAAAATTTTCGATTCACAATACAAAACACTCGGAAAAAAGCGAAAAAAAACCAAAGGTCATGCAGGCGTCGAACAAGGCCTGGAACGGATGGTTCAGACGATCCATCAGGCACTGGAAGAAGCGGGGCTGACACCCAATGACTTAGCGGGAATCGGCGTTGGTTGCCCGGGACCTCTGGACTTGGACAAAGGGATTATCTTTGAAGCTCCCAACCTGGGTTGGTACAACGCCCCTGTGAAGGATCTTCTGGAAAAAGCGTTCGGCTGCCCAGTCGTCATTTGCAATGATGTGGACGCCGGCGTCTACGGTGAGTATCGCTTTGGTGCAGCAAAAGGTTCAACCTCGACCATTGGCATCTTTCCCGGTACAGGGATTGGAGGGGGAGCCGTCTACCGAGGGCATCTGATCCAGGGTAGTAAAAGCTCCTGCATGGAAATTGGACACATTAAAATATTACCCGAAGGACCGGAATGTGGTTGCGGCCAGCATGGTTGTCTGGAAGTTCTCGCCAGCCGACTGGCGATCTCCGCCGCCGCCGCCCAGGCCGCTTACCGGGGAGATGCCCCGACCCTGCGATCCATGGTCGGAACCGATATTTCGGACATTCGAAGCGGGATCCTTGCCTCCGCAATTAAGGGCGGTGACCGAAGCGTCGAAAAAATTATTCTCCGAGCGGCTGAATACATTGGTATTGCTGCCGGAAATATGGTTCATATTTTTTCTCCTGAAGTCATTGTACTGGGAGGCGGGTTGGTGGAAGCAATGCCCGACCTGTTTGTTCCAGCTGTTGCAGAAGCAACTCGCCGCAATGTGATGCCGACTTTTAAAGATTCATTTAAAGTGGTCGCCGCACAATTGGGAGATGATTCCTCAGTCATGGGGGTTGCAGCCTGGGCTCGAACCGTCATTCAGGAAACGATGTCGATAAAAAATGAAACCAGAGTATGA
- a CDS encoding Ppx/GppA phosphatase family protein — protein MNTKDSTLTETTTSSNRTDNRLIAVIDIGTGAIRMAIAEIKEDGTVYALERLSQAVTLGKDTFQTRNIQKPTMEECVRILKSYRRRLDEYQITRDDQIRVVATSAVREADNRLAFTDRIFIATGFEVSPLDEAEVNRITYQGIRPYLAAKPNLDEAQTIVTEIGGGTTELLLVQNGNVLFSSNYRLGALRLREMLKGYRVPLSKERTIMENQIERVIQQIVHEVPPDKSIKLVVLGGDVRFALAQLRPEDEIPDPGNSPDELDRLKVSELSKFTDKILQKNEDELVQNYHLAFTDAETLGPALLAYTKLAQAYKLKYIYVTKANFRDGLLKEMADQSTWSDEFYTQVIRSTIDFGKRFDFDETHARHVAFLADTLFQSLQNEHKLDLRNRLLLYTAALLHEIGIYVNQRGYHKHSMYLISNGNLFGLGQSDLLLVALIARYHRRASPKATHEGYSTLDRFSRIAIAKMAAILRVADALDYSYSQRVQEIECEIVKGQLIISIPHVEDVSLEQIALVEKGPLFEEVFGLQVHLRKK, from the coding sequence ATGAATACAAAAGATTCAACGCTGACTGAAACAACGACCAGTTCCAACCGTACTGACAATCGCCTGATTGCGGTCATCGATATCGGTACGGGCGCGATTCGTATGGCAATCGCTGAAATCAAAGAAGATGGAACTGTCTACGCACTGGAAAGGCTGTCACAGGCAGTCACACTGGGGAAAGATACATTCCAGACGCGCAACATTCAGAAACCGACAATGGAAGAATGCGTTCGGATTCTCAAAAGTTACCGCCGACGCCTGGATGAATATCAAATCACCCGTGACGACCAGATTCGCGTCGTCGCTACCAGTGCAGTCCGTGAAGCAGACAATCGACTGGCTTTTACCGACCGGATTTTCATTGCCACCGGTTTTGAAGTCTCTCCGCTGGATGAAGCAGAAGTCAACCGCATCACCTACCAGGGGATTCGGCCCTATCTGGCAGCAAAGCCTAATCTGGATGAAGCGCAGACCATTGTGACCGAAATCGGCGGTGGAACCACAGAACTGCTGCTGGTGCAAAACGGGAACGTTTTATTTTCCAGTAACTATCGCCTGGGGGCACTGCGTCTGCGAGAGATGCTGAAAGGCTATCGCGTACCATTGTCGAAAGAACGCACGATCATGGAAAACCAGATCGAACGCGTCATTCAGCAGATTGTCCATGAAGTACCGCCCGATAAATCCATCAAACTGGTCGTGCTGGGCGGCGATGTGCGATTTGCACTGGCACAATTACGCCCTGAAGATGAAATCCCCGATCCCGGGAATTCCCCCGATGAACTGGATCGGCTCAAAGTTTCCGAACTCAGTAAGTTTACGGATAAAATTCTGCAGAAAAATGAAGATGAGCTGGTCCAAAATTACCATCTGGCGTTCACCGACGCAGAAACGCTGGGGCCGGCTCTATTGGCTTACACCAAACTGGCCCAGGCCTATAAGCTGAAATATATTTACGTCACCAAAGCCAACTTTCGAGACGGGCTGCTCAAAGAAATGGCAGACCAGAGCACCTGGTCGGACGAATTTTACACACAGGTCATCCGTTCGACGATCGACTTTGGTAAGCGTTTTGATTTTGATGAAACGCACGCACGCCATGTCGCATTTCTGGCTGATACCCTGTTCCAGTCACTGCAAAATGAACACAAGCTCGATTTACGGAATCGACTACTGCTATACACGGCCGCGTTATTGCATGAAATCGGAATCTATGTGAATCAACGCGGTTACCATAAACACTCGATGTATTTAATCAGTAATGGGAATCTGTTTGGACTGGGACAGTCCGATTTATTACTGGTTGCGTTAATCGCGCGCTACCATCGGCGAGCCTCCCCCAAAGCAACGCATGAAGGCTATTCCACGCTGGATCGTTTCAGCCGGATCGCCATCGCCAAGATGGCAGCAATCCTGCGGGTCGCCGATGCGTTGGATTATTCCTACAGTCAACGCGTTCAGGAAATTGAGTGCGAGATCGTGAAAGGGCAGTTAATCATCTCCATTCCCCATGTAGAAGATGTCTCTCTGGAACAAATCGCCTTGGTCGAAAAAGGTCCGTTGTTTGAAGAAGTCTTCGGACTCCAGGTACATTTGCGGAAAAAATAA
- the ppk1 gene encoding polyphosphate kinase 1, translating to MAPKASKYLNRELSWLEFNQRVLDEAHDPQIPLLERLKFLAITSSNLDEFFMVRVGGLNLLQASGNKSTDPSGMTPKETLDAISLRAHKMMVEQYQCLLEEIEPPLAESGFQRVNPQELTDAQRRIVEHVFRDEIYSVLTPMAVTSETDFPYLVNHTLNIVVRLGPDEKSETPQDRFAVIPFGRTEFRFITLPSEGGYQYLPMEDAVCLFIEQYFRGEHVLESIPFRVTKNADVSLQDEFASDLLHQMEDMLDQRKQGDCIRLEIAEAVSVETLEFLERGLGVLDENVYRIPGPLDLTAYMRLTDISGFDAQKDVNWPPQPSPEVNPRISMFENISRQDILLCHPYESFEPVVRLIEEAAMDPDVLAIKQILYRTSKRSPIVAALIRAAEQGKHVTAIVELKARFDEARNIEWAKNLEHAGVQVIYGVKGLKTHAKICCIVRREPQGIQRYLHFGTGNYNDATSKIYSDISYFTRDEVLASDAINFFNSITGYSLPQKYQKLEAAPISLRDKILDLIHHETERKKQGQKARIIAKVNSLVDPEIIDALYEASEAGVKIKLNIRGICCLRPGVSKLSKNIEVVSIIDRFLEHARILYFYHGGDERVFISSADWMPRNLDRRVELLVPIEEENCHRKVVKILNTYFEDNAKARVLKSDGAYERITPSKEKNLVRCQEVLYEEAVAAIKQAEKAGRTVFEPHMAPEDQK from the coding sequence ATGGCCCCTAAAGCTTCGAAATATCTCAACCGAGAATTAAGCTGGCTGGAATTTAATCAGCGGGTACTGGATGAAGCCCATGATCCCCAAATTCCGCTACTGGAACGCCTGAAATTTCTGGCCATTACCAGTTCGAACCTTGATGAATTCTTCATGGTCCGAGTGGGGGGGCTCAATTTATTACAGGCCAGCGGAAATAAAAGTACCGATCCGTCAGGTATGACGCCTAAAGAAACACTGGACGCCATCAGCCTGCGTGCACATAAAATGATGGTGGAACAATATCAGTGTTTACTTGAGGAAATTGAACCTCCGCTGGCAGAATCCGGCTTCCAAAGGGTCAACCCACAAGAACTGACAGACGCGCAACGGCGGATTGTCGAACATGTTTTCAGAGATGAAATCTATTCCGTATTGACACCGATGGCGGTGACGTCTGAAACAGACTTTCCGTATCTTGTAAATCATACCTTGAATATCGTGGTCCGGCTGGGGCCCGATGAAAAGTCAGAAACGCCACAGGATCGGTTTGCCGTCATCCCTTTTGGAAGAACAGAATTTCGGTTTATCACACTCCCCTCAGAAGGCGGCTATCAATATCTGCCAATGGAAGATGCTGTCTGCCTGTTTATCGAACAGTATTTTCGGGGAGAGCATGTACTGGAGAGCATCCCGTTCCGTGTCACCAAAAATGCTGACGTCAGCCTGCAGGATGAATTCGCATCAGATCTGCTGCATCAAATGGAGGATATGCTCGATCAACGGAAACAGGGAGACTGCATTCGGCTGGAAATCGCCGAAGCCGTTTCTGTAGAGACGCTGGAATTTCTGGAACGTGGCTTAGGCGTCCTGGATGAAAATGTCTACCGGATACCCGGGCCGCTGGATCTCACCGCGTATATGAGACTGACTGATATCTCCGGATTCGATGCGCAAAAAGATGTGAACTGGCCGCCTCAACCTTCACCGGAAGTAAATCCTCGCATCAGCATGTTCGAGAATATTTCCCGTCAGGACATTCTGTTATGCCATCCTTATGAAAGCTTCGAACCGGTTGTCCGCTTGATTGAAGAAGCTGCAATGGACCCGGACGTCCTGGCGATTAAACAGATTTTATATCGGACCAGTAAACGCAGCCCGATCGTCGCTGCCCTGATTCGTGCTGCCGAACAAGGCAAGCACGTCACCGCCATTGTGGAACTGAAAGCACGCTTCGATGAAGCACGCAACATCGAATGGGCCAAAAACCTTGAGCATGCCGGCGTGCAGGTCATCTACGGCGTCAAAGGACTCAAGACACACGCCAAAATCTGCTGCATCGTCCGCCGGGAGCCACAGGGAATTCAGCGCTATCTGCACTTCGGTACGGGCAATTACAACGATGCCACCTCGAAAATTTACAGCGACATCAGTTACTTTACGCGCGATGAAGTTTTAGCCTCAGATGCGATCAACTTCTTCAATTCGATTACCGGTTATTCTTTACCCCAGAAATATCAGAAGCTGGAAGCAGCTCCCATCAGCTTGAGGGATAAAATTCTAGATCTGATTCACCACGAAACCGAACGTAAAAAACAGGGACAGAAAGCGCGGATTATCGCCAAGGTCAATTCACTGGTTGACCCGGAAATCATCGATGCCTTATACGAAGCGTCCGAAGCGGGTGTGAAAATCAAACTGAACATTCGCGGCATCTGCTGTTTGCGACCGGGTGTTTCTAAATTGAGCAAGAATATTGAAGTCGTCAGTATCATCGACCGCTTCCTGGAACACGCGCGGATTCTGTATTTCTATCACGGCGGAGACGAGCGGGTTTTCATTTCCAGTGCTGACTGGATGCCACGCAACCTGGATCGTCGCGTGGAACTACTGGTTCCCATTGAAGAAGAAAACTGTCACCGCAAAGTCGTCAAAATTCTCAACACCTATTTTGAAGATAACGCCAAGGCCCGTGTGCTGAAAAGTGACGGCGCTTACGAACGCATTACGCCGAGCAAGGAAAAGAACCTCGTCCGCTGTCAAGAAGTGCTGTATGAAGAAGCGGTGGCGGCAATCAAGCAGGCAGAAAAAGCGGGCCGTACTGTGTTTGAACCGCACATGGCGCCTGAAGATCAGAAATAG
- a CDS encoding Gfo/Idh/MocA family oxidoreductase, protein MSEVTRRNFLQTSAGAVAATSLLGNTARADVNGKIRVAVLGVNGRGRRHIKAIGDIEGADVVLLCDPDEQVLAKRAAEFEKTYGRKVETETDMRKVFDRDDIDVVTVATPNHWHSLATIWACQAGKDVYVEKPGSHNLFEGRKMIEAAKKYKRIVQHGVQLRSQPAIQEGVEHLRKGTIGDVYMARGLVFRWRPSIGHKPDEKAPDFLDWNLWQGPAQETNFSRRLVHYNWHWTWDYGNGDVGNQGVHETDMCLWGLDVKLPSQITAMGGKFLWDDDKVTPEVLSTNYFYPEENKMIQFEVRPWMTNSEGGATVGNIFYGSEGYMVVKGYNSYEIFLGQKGEPGPKNSGDDPVDLHFTNFLDAVRSRKAETLNGPVETAHTSSGIAHLGNIAFRLGRQLNFDPKTEQFVNDSEADKYLTREYRKPFVVPNEV, encoded by the coding sequence ATGAGTGAAGTCACACGACGTAATTTTCTTCAAACCAGCGCAGGGGCAGTGGCGGCGACGTCGTTGCTGGGGAACACGGCACGCGCCGATGTGAACGGAAAAATCAGAGTTGCCGTTCTGGGAGTCAATGGCCGCGGTCGTAGACATATCAAAGCCATTGGCGATATTGAAGGCGCTGATGTCGTGTTGCTCTGCGATCCTGACGAACAGGTTCTGGCAAAACGTGCTGCGGAATTTGAGAAAACATACGGTCGGAAAGTCGAAACGGAAACGGACATGCGAAAGGTGTTCGACCGGGATGACATTGATGTTGTGACGGTAGCGACTCCCAATCACTGGCATTCGCTGGCAACGATCTGGGCCTGTCAGGCCGGTAAAGACGTTTATGTGGAAAAACCGGGTTCACATAATCTGTTCGAAGGTCGCAAAATGATTGAGGCGGCAAAGAAATACAAACGGATCGTGCAGCACGGCGTTCAGCTTCGCAGTCAGCCTGCGATCCAGGAAGGTGTGGAACATCTTCGTAAAGGGACTATTGGAGATGTGTATATGGCCCGCGGTCTGGTCTTCCGCTGGCGACCCTCAATCGGACACAAACCGGATGAGAAGGCACCAGATTTCCTTGACTGGAATCTCTGGCAGGGGCCGGCTCAGGAAACCAATTTCTCCCGCCGTCTGGTGCACTATAACTGGCACTGGACCTGGGATTATGGGAACGGCGACGTCGGAAACCAGGGCGTGCATGAAACTGATATGTGCCTGTGGGGACTGGATGTCAAGCTGCCATCGCAAATCACCGCCATGGGAGGCAAGTTCCTCTGGGATGATGATAAGGTGACTCCGGAAGTGCTTTCCACCAACTACTTCTATCCTGAAGAAAACAAAATGATTCAGTTTGAAGTACGACCCTGGATGACCAACAGCGAAGGGGGCGCCACAGTGGGGAATATCTTCTATGGTTCTGAAGGTTATATGGTTGTGAAGGGATATAACTCTTATGAAATCTTCCTGGGACAAAAAGGAGAACCTGGTCCCAAGAACAGCGGCGATGATCCCGTCGACCTGCACTTTACGAACTTCCTGGACGCCGTCCGTTCACGTAAAGCAGAGACTTTAAATGGTCCTGTCGAGACGGCTCACACCAGTTCCGGAATTGCCCATCTGGGGAACATTGCGTTTCGCTTGGGACGTCAACTGAACTTCGATCCCAAGACGGAGCAGTTTGTGAATGATTCGGAAGCAGATAAATATCTGACACGTGAATACCGCAAGCCCTTTGTTGTACCCAACGAGGTCTAA